A genome region from Natronobeatus ordinarius includes the following:
- a CDS encoding peptidylprolyl isomerase, translated as MGNPTATLHTSEGDIEVELFEERAPRTVGNFVGLATGEREWTDPQTGERVTDRPLYEDVLFHRVIDGFMIQGGDPTGTGRGGPGYQFDDEFHDELTHDGPGVLSMANSGPNTNGSQFFITLDATPHLDGRHSVFGEVIDGMDVVREIGSVETGPNDRPKADVVLESVTVHDE; from the coding sequence ATGGGAAACCCAACGGCAACCCTGCACACGAGTGAGGGCGACATCGAGGTAGAACTCTTCGAAGAGCGCGCGCCGCGAACGGTCGGCAACTTCGTCGGTCTCGCGACGGGCGAGCGAGAGTGGACTGACCCCCAGACGGGCGAGCGCGTCACCGACCGACCGCTCTACGAGGACGTCCTCTTTCACCGCGTCATCGACGGCTTCATGATCCAGGGTGGCGATCCGACCGGCACCGGCCGCGGCGGTCCCGGCTACCAGTTCGACGACGAGTTCCACGACGAACTCACACACGACGGCCCGGGCGTGCTCTCGATGGCGAACTCCGGCCCGAACACGAACGGCTCGCAGTTTTTCATCACCCTCGACGCGACCCCGCACCTCGACGGCCGCCACTCCGTCTTCGGCGAAGTGATCGACGGCATGGACGTCGTCCGTGAGATCGGCTCCGTCGAGACCGGTCCCAACGACCGCCCCAAAGCGGACGTGGTACTCGAGTCCGTGACGGTCCACGACGAGTAG
- a CDS encoding FAD/NAD(P)-binding protein — protein MASESTADPGVAIVGGGVHGVHLAVRLLEAGVVERDRLRIVEPDGLLAAFRRKCAQCGMRELRSPFVHHVDVDPFSLRDFARSRGREDELVPSEVGAERPTVELFFDHAAAVVDRYGLESTLIEARATDLEERAGGVDVETTAGRLSTGACVLAIGHGSSYARPEWARDLPADASVTHVWDDGFDPDTVGETARIGIVGGGITAAQLATTLAQPGRDVTLFARSPFRVETLEAGREWMHFSGAVDELQALPPGSRDREQTVAEARRDGSMSPEVFARLRRTIDRDWVDLERSEIEAVTPAGGTVVLTCRDGTATWVDELVLATGFNSPYDAPLYRRLRDGTDLAAGYRGAPVLDDDTLRWRRVDGTNARVAVSGIAAQGVLGPFARNVIGARRAGDLLVDAFEALEFAPRPT, from the coding sequence GTGGCTTCCGAGTCGACGGCTGACCCGGGCGTCGCGATCGTCGGCGGCGGCGTCCACGGCGTCCACCTCGCGGTGCGGCTCCTCGAGGCCGGCGTCGTCGAACGCGACCGCCTGCGAATCGTCGAACCGGACGGCCTGCTGGCGGCGTTCCGGCGGAAGTGCGCGCAGTGTGGAATGCGGGAACTGCGGTCGCCGTTCGTCCACCACGTCGACGTCGACCCGTTCTCGCTCAGAGACTTCGCCCGTTCGCGCGGTCGCGAGGACGAACTCGTCCCGAGCGAGGTCGGCGCCGAACGGCCGACGGTCGAGCTGTTTTTCGACCACGCCGCCGCCGTCGTCGACCGCTACGGTCTCGAGTCGACGCTCATCGAGGCACGGGCGACCGATCTCGAGGAGCGAGCCGGGGGCGTCGACGTCGAGACGACGGCAGGCCGACTCTCGACGGGGGCGTGCGTGCTCGCGATCGGCCACGGCAGCTCCTACGCTCGCCCCGAATGGGCCCGCGATCTCCCGGCCGACGCGTCGGTCACGCACGTCTGGGACGACGGGTTCGATCCCGACACGGTGGGCGAGACCGCACGGATCGGCATCGTCGGCGGTGGCATCACGGCGGCACAGCTCGCGACGACCCTGGCCCAGCCCGGTCGGGACGTGACGCTGTTCGCACGGAGCCCGTTCCGGGTCGAGACGCTCGAGGCGGGCCGCGAGTGGATGCACTTCTCGGGTGCCGTCGACGAGCTCCAGGCGCTCCCGCCAGGGTCTCGAGACCGGGAGCAAACCGTCGCCGAGGCGCGCCGCGACGGCTCGATGTCTCCCGAAGTGTTCGCCCGTCTCCGCCGGACGATCGACCGCGACTGGGTCGACCTCGAGCGAAGCGAGATCGAGGCCGTCACGCCCGCGGGCGGCACCGTCGTCCTCACCTGCCGGGACGGCACCGCCACCTGGGTCGACGAGCTCGTGCTCGCGACGGGGTTCAACTCGCCGTACGACGCGCCGCTGTATCGACGGCTCCGCGATGGGACCGACCTGGCGGCGGGCTATCGGGGCGCGCCGGTGCTCGACGACGACACCCTCCGCTGGCGTCGCGTCGACGGGACGAACGCTCGAGTCGCCGTCTCGGGAATCGCGGCCCAGGGCGTCCTCGGCCCGTTCGCCCGCAACGTCATCGGCGCCAGACGCGCCGGTGACCTGCTGGTCGACGCCTTCGAGGCGCTCGAGTTCGCGCCCAGACCGACCTGA
- a CDS encoding endonuclease III domain-containing protein → MADSDDPEPSVNISGGTSGGGVEAAFDPATADTRAEAVVDRLGERYWQKTYGGQDAFTCLVRTILSQNTSDVASQPAHDALIAKYDGDDVDLAAALAAADRDELAETISSAGLYNQKSRVIQETAEWVLEAYDSATTFDAFVKAGDPETVRETLLGITGVGPKTADCVLLFAGGRSGVFPVDTHVHRIYRRLGIAPADADHETVREVLEREIPAEKCGFGHTASIQFGRECCTARKPACLEDPEACPMADLCDQVGVYPETGEVVDPADAPEAEHS, encoded by the coding sequence ATGGCAGACAGCGACGATCCGGAGCCCAGCGTGAACATCAGCGGGGGCACATCTGGCGGCGGCGTCGAGGCGGCCTTCGACCCCGCCACGGCCGACACCCGCGCCGAAGCGGTCGTCGACCGACTCGGAGAGCGCTACTGGCAGAAGACCTACGGCGGCCAGGACGCGTTCACCTGCCTCGTCCGGACGATCCTGAGCCAGAACACGAGCGACGTGGCGAGTCAGCCCGCTCACGACGCGCTGATCGCGAAGTACGACGGTGACGACGTCGACCTCGCAGCCGCGCTCGCGGCCGCCGACCGCGACGAACTCGCAGAGACGATCAGCTCGGCGGGGCTGTACAACCAGAAGTCCAGGGTGATCCAGGAAACCGCCGAGTGGGTGCTCGAGGCGTACGACTCCGCGACCACCTTCGACGCGTTCGTCAAAGCGGGCGACCCCGAGACGGTGCGCGAGACGCTGCTCGGGATCACCGGTGTCGGCCCGAAGACGGCCGACTGCGTCCTCCTCTTCGCGGGCGGGCGGTCGGGAGTCTTTCCGGTGGACACCCACGTCCACCGGATCTACCGCCGGCTGGGGATCGCGCCGGCCGACGCGGACCACGAGACGGTACGGGAGGTGCTCGAGCGGGAGATTCCCGCCGAGAAGTGTGGCTTCGGGCATACGGCTTCGATCCAGTTCGGCCGCGAGTGCTGTACGGCGCGGAAGCCGGCCTGTCTCGAAGATCCGGAGGCATGTCCGATGGCCGATCTCTGCGACCAGGTCGGCGTCTACCCCGAGACGGGTGAGGTCGTCGATCCGGCCGACGCGCCCGAGGCCGAGCACTCGTAG
- a CDS encoding VOC family protein — translation MDPRITLVTLGVSDVDDSIRFYRDGLGFPMDDRDPDDDIAFFTLEGTWLSVYPRELLAEDATVPDDRTGFSGVTLAHNVASRDEVDAILEQAVDAGGRLVKPAQEVFWGGYSGYFADPDDHLWEVAYPLLTED, via the coding sequence ATGGACCCACGTATCACGCTCGTCACGCTCGGCGTCTCGGACGTCGACGACTCGATTCGCTTCTACCGGGACGGACTCGGGTTTCCCATGGACGACCGCGACCCGGACGACGACATCGCCTTCTTCACACTCGAGGGAACCTGGCTGTCAGTCTACCCGCGAGAACTGCTCGCCGAAGACGCCACCGTTCCGGACGACAGAACCGGGTTCTCGGGGGTCACGCTGGCGCACAACGTGGCCTCGAGGGACGAGGTGGACGCAATTCTCGAGCAGGCCGTCGACGCCGGTGGTCGACTCGTGAAACCGGCACAGGAGGTCTTCTGGGGCGGCTACTCCGGCTACTTCGCGGATCCGGACGACCACCTGTGGGAAGTTGCGTATCCACTACTCACCGAGGACTAG
- a CDS encoding HD domain-containing protein yields the protein MGVEIKENRVSDAEFEEMKGFVFDYLAASVENEEEGGRMRWYPWHSAEYRHNHILNVVELATEIAENEGADVDVTRVAALFHDVAKLEADQELHAEAGARVAREYLSSRGEYPESFVSQVCRAIERHSYQGDLHDVSLETQCLIEADLLDKVGANGATLMLLRMGYEARTHMEADEIVERVLERGIDAANRVESDTAESIAHQRLKRVRWFREWLQDEIAGMGD from the coding sequence GTGGGCGTCGAGATAAAAGAGAACAGGGTAAGTGACGCCGAGTTCGAGGAGATGAAAGGGTTCGTCTTCGACTACCTCGCGGCCAGCGTCGAGAACGAAGAGGAGGGCGGCCGCATGCGCTGGTACCCGTGGCACTCCGCGGAGTACCGGCACAACCACATCCTCAACGTGGTCGAACTCGCGACCGAGATCGCCGAGAACGAGGGCGCGGACGTCGACGTCACCCGCGTCGCCGCCCTCTTTCACGACGTGGCCAAACTCGAGGCCGACCAGGAACTCCACGCCGAAGCCGGTGCGCGCGTCGCTCGCGAGTACCTCTCCTCGCGCGGTGAGTACCCCGAATCGTTCGTCAGCCAGGTGTGTCGCGCGATCGAACGCCACTCCTATCAGGGCGACCTGCACGACGTCTCCCTCGAGACGCAGTGTCTCATCGAGGCCGACTTGCTCGACAAGGTGGGCGCCAACGGCGCCACGCTGATGCTCTTGCGGATGGGCTACGAGGCACGCACCCACATGGAGGCCGACGAGATCGTCGAACGCGTCTTAGAGCGGGGGATCGACGCCGCAAACCGCGTCGAGAGCGACACCGCCGAGAGCATCGCCCACCAGCGACTCAAGCGCGTCCGCTGGTTCCGCGAGTGGCTGCAGGACGAGATCGCCGGGATGGGTGACTGA
- a CDS encoding succinylglutamate desuccinylase/aspartoacylase family protein: MSNGTHTATAVTLATLPSGVDLTTTVHTYEGATEGPTCYVQGAQHGREINGTEALRRFHDRLSLEELSGTVITVPVANPLTFDRVSYTTPEILDSVNPNMNRIWPGDESGSLHQRMAARLWPYVSRADAVVDLHTGSPDMLPHVVYTDGDADSRALAEAFGTDLLLAEEGLEDASDEWHRRGFAGKLRVAAAAEGIPSITPELAHNKQILEDVVEDGVDGLFAVLRHLGMLEGDVPGWDGTLAKNHLGQVNATTSGLFRAAPSLELGQHVDVGTELGTVYHPASFATLQHASADREGILFTLTREATVVAGDKLASVALER; the protein is encoded by the coding sequence ATGAGCAACGGGACGCACACGGCGACGGCGGTGACGCTGGCGACGCTCCCCTCGGGCGTCGACCTCACGACCACGGTACACACCTACGAGGGCGCCACCGAGGGACCGACGTGTTACGTCCAGGGTGCTCAGCACGGCCGCGAGATCAACGGCACCGAAGCGTTGCGCCGGTTCCACGACCGACTTTCGCTCGAGGAGCTGTCGGGAACCGTGATCACCGTTCCCGTCGCGAACCCGCTGACGTTCGACCGCGTCTCCTACACGACGCCCGAGATTCTCGACAGCGTCAACCCGAACATGAACCGGATCTGGCCGGGTGACGAGTCGGGCAGCCTCCACCAGCGGATGGCCGCCCGGCTCTGGCCGTACGTCTCCCGCGCCGACGCCGTCGTCGACCTCCACACCGGCAGCCCCGACATGCTCCCGCACGTCGTCTACACCGACGGCGACGCCGACTCCCGGGCGCTCGCGGAGGCGTTCGGAACCGACCTCCTGCTCGCCGAGGAGGGACTCGAGGACGCGTCCGACGAGTGGCATCGCCGCGGATTCGCCGGCAAACTCCGCGTCGCGGCCGCCGCGGAGGGGATCCCATCGATCACGCCGGAACTCGCCCACAACAAGCAGATCCTCGAGGACGTCGTCGAAGACGGCGTCGACGGCCTGTTCGCCGTCCTCCGCCACCTCGGGATGCTCGAGGGTGACGTCCCCGGGTGGGACGGCACGCTCGCAAAAAACCACCTCGGGCAGGTGAACGCGACCACGTCGGGGCTGTTCCGTGCGGCCCCGTCGCTCGAGCTCGGCCAGCACGTCGACGTGGGGACCGAACTCGGAACCGTCTACCACCCGGCGTCCTTCGCCACTCTCCAGCACGCGAGCGCCGACCGCGAGGGGATCCTCTTTACACTCACTCGGGAGGCGACGGTCGTTGCGGGCGACAAGCTCGCAAGCGTCGCGCTCGAGCGGTGA
- the yciH gene encoding stress response translation initiation inhibitor YciH, whose amino-acid sequence MTTDDSLEELLDELDGHGDLATGTQVLTISVEERRYGKAMTIVEGFDADAVDVTSVASELKRSLATGGTTTDGRIELQGDHTDRVPELLRDRGFRVDG is encoded by the coding sequence GTGACTACGGACGACTCACTCGAAGAACTGCTCGACGAGCTCGATGGCCACGGCGATCTCGCGACGGGGACGCAGGTTCTCACGATCAGCGTCGAGGAACGCCGCTACGGGAAGGCGATGACGATCGTCGAGGGGTTCGACGCCGACGCCGTCGACGTGACGTCGGTCGCCTCAGAACTCAAACGATCGCTCGCGACGGGCGGAACCACGACCGACGGTCGAATCGAACTGCAGGGCGACCACACCGACCGCGTCCCCGAGTTGCTCAGAGACCGTGGCTTCCGAGTCGACGGCTGA